The following coding sequences are from one Wenzhouxiangella sp. AB-CW3 window:
- a CDS encoding beta-propeller fold lactonase family protein, with protein sequence MKITTRTIMVGLALLLAATTGQARIDQPSHIFYGNATLYGQAVESGTNIEVRSVPDGDILVRYEMGRDPALGDQYALPIRMDDVDPRTEGRARPGDEVEIYIGSQLAAEPVVGAIGRAVRLDIDPQHLGTGPSISIHDTEVLEGDSGITTATLQVEMNTTHDEDIVLEWETEDDTAVGGPECGAGIDFIHETGQIVIPAGALSGNIEVSVCGDTVPQADETFLVHIQPHAESDGVIARPTATVTIIDDDDIPDIRVADGWLNVPSSGTAEMVFNVTLSRSHDRTVSFDWQTQDGSATAPQDYQAASGQVEIEPGRTGSEIRVTVNATNDDIPQKSFTLHLDAERQGQLERSTVAGIIANPGIEPLLRHEQDVVHGEEGVTGIPDPTSVVVSPNGDHVYVTSESSGQITSFFRRKANGTLEFLATIDDGTEGFADVNLDGPVYLVISPDGKNIYVAAKKGNAIVVFARNIDNGELTHIENIQGGEGAIESLSDVSRLHVSADGDHLYASGSGAAAVAVFERDSDNGSLSYLESTGSGGDLPQGMDRPAGLTLSPDGSQLFVSARHGNALLVFDREQDAESDDYGRLTHHTTLQQGLAGVTDLDGAIDVAIDSAGTNLYVAAENEAGMTRLVRDGDGNLEIVESWKRGETNLPGMGGTQHLQLTPDNVEMFVTGFDDHSLTIFLRDDDSDELEIRATLFNNQGNISRMGGPTDMAVSPDNRHLYVVANEDNAIVVFTRMTNDDIFGDGFMSRED encoded by the coding sequence ATGAAGATAACGACACGCACCATCATGGTCGGGTTGGCCCTGCTTCTGGCAGCCACCACCGGCCAGGCACGGATCGACCAGCCCAGCCACATCTTTTACGGCAACGCCACGCTCTACGGCCAAGCGGTCGAATCGGGGACCAACATCGAGGTCCGCAGTGTGCCCGACGGCGATATTCTCGTGCGCTACGAAATGGGACGAGATCCCGCACTGGGTGACCAATACGCGCTGCCGATTCGGATGGACGATGTTGATCCGCGTACCGAAGGCCGCGCCCGACCCGGCGACGAGGTCGAAATCTATATCGGCAGCCAGCTTGCCGCCGAACCGGTTGTCGGCGCCATCGGACGGGCCGTACGACTCGACATCGATCCACAGCATCTCGGTACCGGCCCGAGCATCAGCATTCATGATACCGAGGTACTCGAGGGCGACTCGGGCATCACGACGGCCACACTGCAGGTGGAAATGAACACTACCCATGACGAGGACATCGTCCTCGAATGGGAAACCGAAGACGATACTGCGGTCGGGGGACCCGAATGTGGTGCAGGAATCGACTTTATCCATGAAACCGGACAGATTGTCATCCCCGCCGGTGCCCTCAGTGGCAATATCGAAGTCTCGGTCTGCGGAGACACCGTCCCCCAGGCCGATGAGACCTTTCTTGTCCATATCCAGCCACACGCCGAAAGTGATGGCGTAATCGCCAGACCCACCGCGACAGTCACCATCATCGACGACGACGATATTCCCGACATCCGGGTTGCCGACGGCTGGCTCAACGTGCCGTCATCGGGCACCGCCGAAATGGTGTTCAACGTCACCCTGTCGCGCAGTCATGACCGCACCGTCAGCTTCGACTGGCAGACTCAGGACGGCTCGGCCACCGCCCCACAGGACTACCAGGCCGCTTCCGGCCAGGTCGAAATCGAGCCCGGGCGCACCGGCAGCGAAATCCGTGTGACGGTCAATGCCACCAACGACGATATTCCGCAGAAGTCGTTCACCCTGCATCTCGATGCAGAAAGACAGGGCCAGCTTGAACGCTCCACGGTGGCCGGCATCATCGCCAATCCCGGAATAGAGCCCTTGCTGCGGCACGAGCAGGATGTCGTCCATGGCGAAGAAGGCGTGACCGGCATTCCGGACCCGACTTCGGTGGTTGTCAGCCCCAATGGCGATCATGTCTACGTCACCAGCGAGTCCAGTGGTCAGATCACCAGCTTCTTCCGTCGCAAGGCGAACGGCACGCTAGAGTTCCTTGCCACGATCGATGATGGCACCGAGGGATTCGCCGATGTCAATCTCGACGGCCCGGTTTACCTGGTGATCAGTCCCGACGGCAAGAACATCTACGTTGCGGCCAAGAAGGGCAATGCCATCGTGGTTTTCGCCAGGAACATCGACAACGGTGAGCTCACCCATATCGAGAATATCCAGGGCGGCGAGGGTGCAATCGAGTCACTTTCTGATGTCTCGCGCCTGCATGTCAGCGCCGACGGCGATCATCTCTATGCCAGCGGCTCAGGCGCCGCGGCCGTCGCCGTATTCGAGCGTGACTCCGACAACGGATCACTGTCCTATCTCGAGTCGACCGGATCCGGGGGTGACCTTCCGCAGGGCATGGACCGTCCCGCCGGGCTCACACTCTCGCCCGACGGCTCGCAACTGTTCGTCAGTGCTCGCCATGGGAATGCGCTACTGGTGTTCGACCGGGAACAGGACGCAGAAAGTGATGATTACGGCCGTTTGACTCATCACACGACTCTTCAGCAAGGCCTGGCCGGCGTCACGGACCTGGACGGAGCGATTGACGTGGCTATAGATAGTGCCGGCACCAATCTCTACGTGGCTGCCGAGAACGAAGCCGGCATGACACGTCTGGTCCGAGATGGCGACGGCAACCTCGAGATCGTAGAAAGCTGGAAGCGTGGAGAAACCAACCTGCCGGGCATGGGTGGTACGCAGCATCTCCAGCTCACGCCGGACAATGTGGAAATGTTCGTCACCGGATTCGACGATCACAGTCTGACGATTTTCCTGCGCGACGACGACAGCGACGAGCTGGAGATACGCGCAACGCTGTTCAACAACCAGGGCAATATTTCCCGCATGGGTGGACCGACGGACATGGCAGTCAGCCCCGATAATCGCCACCTTTACGTCGTGGCCAACGAAGACAATGCCATCGTGGTGTTCACACGCATGACGAACGACGATATCTTCGGCGACGGCTTCATGTCCCGCGAGGACTGA
- a CDS encoding DUF502 domain-containing protein produces MSSEDHSHHATGIAGTIVRLFFKGLATIIPIALTLLIVFWLAGLAEGGIGSLIQLVLPESWYIRGMGLFGGIIIVIVIGLLSQVLLFQKLIDFGEAILARMPVVKSVYRATKDFVEYFSGDDEGKFNQVVLVRHPGLEISLLGFVTREDFSNLPFGKEDEVAVYLPLSYQIAGYTIFVPREWCEPVDMPFEDAVRLILTAAMTRRGS; encoded by the coding sequence ATGAGCTCTGAAGACCACAGCCATCACGCCACCGGCATCGCCGGTACGATCGTCCGACTGTTTTTCAAGGGTCTGGCCACGATCATTCCGATCGCCCTGACGCTGCTGATCGTGTTCTGGCTGGCCGGGCTGGCCGAGGGGGGCATCGGCAGTCTCATACAGCTGGTGCTGCCGGAAAGCTGGTATATCCGCGGGATGGGGCTGTTTGGCGGCATCATCATCGTGATTGTCATCGGGCTGCTCAGCCAGGTCCTGCTGTTCCAGAAACTGATCGACTTTGGCGAAGCCATACTCGCGCGCATGCCCGTGGTCAAGTCGGTCTATCGTGCGACCAAGGACTTCGTCGAGTATTTCTCAGGCGATGATGAAGGAAAGTTCAACCAGGTGGTACTGGTGCGCCATCCCGGCCTGGAGATTTCACTGCTGGGATTCGTCACCCGCGAGGACTTTTCCAACCTGCCCTTCGGCAAGGAAGACGAGGTCGCCGTCTACCTGCCCCTGAGCTACCAGATTGCCGGTTACACGATCTTCGTGCCGAGGGAATGGTGCGAACCGGTGGACATGCCGTTCGAGGATGCCGTAAGACTGATTCTGACCGCGGCAATGACACGGCGGGGATCGTGA
- a CDS encoding M12 family metallo-peptidase, with translation MAVESENSDRANELRRFLGDETVQSWTVNLDLDALTAIEGPNGTRIATDRGAPLSGQRLALPVPKRSTPLQLKIDTVHEGKDGMITYAGKIDGDDGSLVAITVDQEALLGRIHHSEGFTYLLESRLDSPQYTLSIIDQTLIPRPEKKHHNHLSPQNVEQEQKQAPTRRDQSAQPMSSGGEVRVLVMYTPAVAQQENIALMANNIIATFNQSLSYSGVNSSNFVTLAGLRNINDNLSTSGHRCRDEILFDKSNEEEAFSNISDWMSEDWADMGLTIMTTETGYTECSPWYSRAYGGAAFFIPESAYPEHPFPYANTTHTFAMADLTAIHEIGHVLNGRHEDCGGSPQPTFACGYAPSHCDWQTIMGGYVNCDFEENDPPDQQPTVRIARWSNPDVNYIGEKTGETSRNMAAALDTNMPYAAGWKGPQPTPPQPPNPVSIQPEFCWGMNTLQWTAQPDATEYRVFQTNSSVPVYSGPGTQTLVNYSSPTTLVVRACNAGGCSADSQQVTTTYYAGCL, from the coding sequence ATGGCGGTTGAATCGGAGAATTCAGACCGCGCCAACGAACTTCGTCGCTTTCTCGGCGATGAAACAGTTCAATCATGGACAGTGAATCTTGACCTGGATGCACTGACCGCCATAGAAGGCCCCAACGGAACACGTATCGCCACAGACCGTGGCGCGCCCCTGTCTGGTCAACGGCTGGCCCTGCCAGTTCCGAAGCGGAGCACTCCACTTCAGCTCAAGATCGATACGGTCCACGAAGGCAAAGACGGCATGATTACCTATGCGGGAAAGATTGATGGTGATGACGGTTCACTCGTTGCCATCACCGTTGATCAAGAAGCCCTCCTGGGCAGGATACACCACTCCGAGGGATTCACCTACCTCCTTGAAAGTAGACTCGACAGCCCGCAATACACATTGAGCATAATCGACCAAACACTGATTCCTCGGCCGGAAAAGAAGCACCACAACCACCTATCTCCGCAAAATGTAGAGCAGGAGCAGAAGCAAGCGCCAACGAGGCGAGATCAATCCGCCCAACCCATGTCGTCGGGCGGGGAAGTCAGGGTACTGGTGATGTATACCCCCGCAGTGGCCCAGCAAGAGAACATTGCACTGATGGCCAACAATATCATTGCGACCTTCAATCAAAGCCTGTCGTATAGCGGAGTAAACAGCTCCAACTTTGTCACTCTTGCTGGCCTTCGAAACATTAACGATAACCTCTCCACATCTGGTCACAGATGTAGAGACGAAATTCTGTTCGACAAGAGTAATGAGGAAGAGGCCTTCTCAAACATTTCCGACTGGATGAGTGAGGACTGGGCTGATATGGGCCTGACTATCATGACCACCGAAACCGGCTACACTGAGTGCAGCCCATGGTACTCCAGAGCATATGGAGGTGCTGCCTTCTTTATTCCGGAGTCAGCTTATCCTGAACACCCCTTCCCTTACGCCAACACAACGCATACTTTTGCAATGGCCGACCTGACTGCCATTCACGAAATCGGTCATGTTCTCAATGGCAGGCATGAAGACTGCGGCGGCAGCCCTCAACCTACTTTTGCCTGTGGATATGCACCGAGCCACTGTGACTGGCAAACCATAATGGGCGGCTATGTAAACTGCGATTTTGAAGAAAATGATCCGCCCGATCAGCAGCCAACTGTCAGGATTGCCAGATGGTCCAATCCCGATGTGAACTACATCGGTGAGAAAACGGGTGAAACATCCCGAAATATGGCAGCTGCGCTGGACACCAATATGCCCTATGCAGCAGGCTGGAAAGGACCGCAGCCCACACCACCGCAGCCGCCCAACCCGGTCAGCATCCAACCAGAGTTCTGCTGGGGCATGAACACACTTCAGTGGACAGCCCAACCTGATGCAACCGAGTATCGGGTCTTCCAAACCAACTCGAGCGTACCGGTCTACAGTGGACCTGGCACCCAGACGTTGGTCAATTACAGTAGCCCAACCACTCTGGTGGTTCGTGCCTGCAATGCCGGCGGATGCAGCGCCGACAGCCAGCAAGTTACGACGACCTACTATGCCGGCTGTCTCTAA
- the prpC gene encoding 2-methylcitrate synthase encodes MSEKKTGAGLRGQTAGKTAICTVGAAGNSLRYRGYAVDDLAEHASFNEVAHLVLKGHLPNSEELAAYTKRLKSLRGLPDSLKEVLERIPASAHPMDVLRTGCSFLGNIEPEGDFDNQQGIADRLLASFPSMITYWYRYSHDGVRIDVETDDEGIGGHFLHLLRGEAPNELHARVMDVSLILYAEHEFNASTFTARVCASTLSDMHSCVTGAIGSLRGPLHGGANEMAMAMLEQYGSVEEARADVMRMLEAREKIMGFGHAVYREKDPRNAIIREWSRKLADDVGDKVLFPVSEEVERIMWDEKRLFANADFYHASAYHFMGIPTGLFTPIFVMSRVTGWAAHIMEQRADNRIIRPGAEYIGPEDRAVPPIDQR; translated from the coding sequence ATGAGCGAAAAGAAAACCGGAGCCGGCCTGCGTGGTCAGACCGCCGGCAAGACCGCCATCTGCACCGTGGGTGCGGCGGGAAACAGCCTGCGCTATCGCGGCTATGCCGTCGACGACCTGGCCGAACACGCCAGCTTCAACGAAGTCGCCCATCTCGTGCTCAAGGGGCATCTGCCCAACAGCGAGGAACTGGCCGCCTACACGAAGCGACTGAAGTCGCTGCGCGGCCTTCCGGACTCGCTCAAGGAAGTGCTCGAGCGCATTCCTGCCTCGGCGCATCCGATGGACGTGCTGCGAACCGGCTGCTCCTTCCTGGGCAATATCGAGCCGGAGGGCGATTTCGACAACCAGCAGGGCATCGCCGACCGTCTGCTGGCTTCCTTCCCCTCGATGATCACCTACTGGTATCGCTACAGCCATGACGGCGTGCGCATCGACGTGGAGACCGACGACGAGGGCATCGGCGGTCACTTCCTGCACCTGCTACGCGGGGAGGCGCCCAACGAGCTGCATGCGCGCGTCATGGATGTCTCGCTGATCCTCTATGCCGAGCACGAGTTCAACGCCTCGACCTTTACCGCCCGTGTGTGTGCCTCCACCCTGTCGGACATGCACTCCTGCGTAACCGGGGCGATCGGTTCGCTCAGAGGCCCGTTGCACGGCGGTGCCAATGAAATGGCCATGGCCATGCTCGAGCAGTACGGCTCGGTCGAGGAGGCACGCGCCGATGTCATGCGCATGCTCGAGGCCAGGGAAAAGATCATGGGCTTCGGTCATGCCGTCTACCGCGAGAAGGATCCGCGCAACGCCATCATCCGCGAATGGTCGCGCAAGCTGGCCGACGATGTAGGCGACAAGGTGCTGTTCCCGGTTTCCGAAGAGGTCGAGCGCATCATGTGGGACGAGAAGCGCCTGTTCGCCAATGCTGACTTCTACCACGCCTCGGCCTATCACTTCATGGGGATTCCAACAGGGTTGTTCACGCCCATCTTCGTGATGTCGCGCGTGACCGGCTGGGCCGCCCACATCATGGAGCAGCGCGCCGACAATCGCATCATCCGACCGGGTGCTGAATACATCGGACCTGAGGACCGCGCTGTCCCGCCGATCGACCAGCGCTGA
- the prpB gene encoding methylisocitrate lyase, which translates to MSQISPGARFRKLVADQPPLQVVGTINAYSALLAERAGHQAIYLSGAGVANASYGLPDLGITQLSDVVQDAARITSVSDLPLLVDVDTGWGSAFNIGRTVREMERAGVAAIHLEDQVAAKRCGHRPNKALVSPEEMADRVRAGVDARQDDNFVFMARTDAHASEGMAAAVDRANLYVECGADMIFAEALHTLEEFTEFTRQVPVPVLANITEFGRTPLLSVQELDSAGVKLVLYPLSAFRAMSKAALAVYESIGREGHQKNVVDMMQTREELYDVLGYHDFENKLDQLFSKESK; encoded by the coding sequence ATGAGCCAGATCTCTCCCGGAGCCCGTTTTCGCAAGCTGGTGGCCGATCAGCCGCCGCTGCAGGTGGTTGGCACGATCAATGCCTACAGTGCCCTTTTGGCCGAGCGGGCAGGGCATCAGGCGATCTACCTGTCGGGCGCCGGCGTGGCCAACGCCTCTTATGGGTTGCCGGATCTGGGGATTACCCAGTTATCCGACGTGGTCCAGGACGCTGCCCGCATTACCTCGGTCAGTGACTTGCCGTTGCTGGTCGATGTCGATACCGGCTGGGGCAGTGCGTTCAATATTGGGCGCACCGTGCGCGAGATGGAACGCGCCGGCGTGGCGGCCATTCACCTGGAAGACCAGGTGGCGGCCAAGCGCTGCGGCCATCGACCCAACAAGGCGCTGGTCAGCCCCGAGGAAATGGCTGACCGTGTACGTGCGGGCGTCGATGCCCGCCAAGACGATAATTTCGTGTTCATGGCGCGTACCGATGCGCATGCCTCCGAAGGCATGGCCGCGGCCGTGGATCGTGCCAATCTCTACGTCGAGTGCGGTGCCGACATGATCTTCGCCGAGGCGCTGCACACGCTCGAGGAGTTCACCGAATTCACCCGCCAGGTGCCGGTGCCGGTGCTGGCCAACATCACCGAGTTCGGCCGCACGCCGCTGCTCAGCGTCCAGGAACTGGACTCGGCCGGCGTCAAACTGGTGCTCTACCCGCTGTCGGCCTTCCGTGCCATGAGCAAGGCGGCCCTGGCGGTCTACGAGTCCATTGGCCGCGAAGGCCACCAGAAGAACGTGGTCGACATGATGCAGACGCGCGAGGAGCTCTACGATGTCCTCGGTTACCACGATTTCGAAAATAAACTGGATCAGCTGTTCAGCAAGGAGTCCAAATGA
- a CDS encoding PH domain-containing protein, with translation MSEIELAVWQRLSPLALFDLFIRSLLKFVRENLYLFVGAGAGLAFLDWLGLRELLLGLIGLLALIVVGAVMYWRRFTFRLEADAVRVRSGVFEKKDLRVRFARVQNIQIGQPFYFRPFGVVRFSLETPGSGDKEVELPGIERSLAAWMRDRIADVQSETPGDGADTPDLTGDEPARSAEHASPEEGDEPVWRAGHGALFRHGLASNQVWVLAGILGYLSSQFFGRMEGWLEDLGVDAWLAGLLETGWAFIVALVVVLAVLIFVLSGMIALVRFHRYELHDRGDRLVAIGGLLDRREQTLRREKITGLSLKQSAIGRLLGIWYLVARQTRASDEELDGGRKSFIVPGLGPARDELCRVVLPGTQPPEELARISFHYRRFFWTRGAAFFVLLAAVLFALPAAASWNAWLVLGCLPLWLLLIQLTYRHWGWREEEGVVWVQHGLFGRQLDCFALELVQQAWFRQSPYQRRHQLASVQLILPQGSVSIPWMPAGQAAELVNLAMARAEVAPMHRV, from the coding sequence ATGTCGGAGATTGAGCTGGCGGTCTGGCAGCGGCTGTCTCCGTTGGCGCTGTTCGACCTGTTCATTCGCTCCCTGCTGAAGTTCGTGCGAGAAAACCTGTACCTGTTTGTCGGGGCAGGTGCCGGGCTGGCATTTCTGGATTGGCTGGGGCTGCGCGAATTGCTGCTCGGACTGATCGGCCTGCTGGCGCTGATCGTGGTGGGGGCGGTGATGTACTGGCGGCGGTTTACCTTCCGCCTGGAAGCCGATGCGGTGCGGGTACGCAGTGGCGTGTTCGAAAAGAAAGATCTGCGGGTTCGTTTTGCCCGGGTTCAGAACATTCAGATTGGCCAGCCCTTCTACTTTCGGCCTTTTGGCGTGGTGCGTTTCAGTCTGGAAACTCCCGGTTCGGGTGACAAGGAGGTGGAGCTGCCCGGGATCGAACGGTCGCTGGCCGCCTGGATGCGCGACAGAATTGCCGACGTGCAGTCCGAGACGCCGGGCGATGGTGCCGATACACCGGACCTGACCGGTGATGAACCGGCTCGAAGTGCTGAACACGCGAGCCCGGAGGAGGGCGATGAGCCGGTCTGGCGGGCCGGGCATGGGGCGCTGTTTCGGCATGGCCTGGCATCCAACCAGGTGTGGGTGCTGGCCGGGATTCTGGGTTACCTTTCCAGCCAGTTTTTCGGCCGCATGGAGGGCTGGCTGGAGGATCTCGGCGTGGATGCCTGGCTGGCCGGTCTGCTCGAGACCGGCTGGGCTTTCATCGTGGCCCTGGTGGTGGTCCTGGCCGTGCTGATCTTTGTTCTTTCCGGGATGATCGCGCTGGTGCGCTTCCATCGCTATGAACTGCATGACCGAGGCGATCGCCTGGTCGCGATCGGTGGGCTGCTCGACCGACGTGAGCAGACACTGCGCCGGGAGAAGATCACCGGTCTTTCGCTCAAGCAATCGGCCATCGGCCGTCTGCTGGGTATCTGGTATCTGGTAGCGCGTCAGACGCGGGCCAGTGACGAGGAGCTCGATGGGGGGCGCAAGAGTTTCATCGTTCCGGGCCTGGGCCCGGCTCGCGACGAGCTTTGCCGTGTCGTGCTGCCCGGAACCCAGCCCCCGGAGGAGCTGGCTCGCATCAGTTTTCACTACCGGCGTTTCTTCTGGACACGCGGTGCCGCGTTCTTCGTGCTGCTCGCGGCAGTGCTTTTCGCTCTGCCGGCCGCGGCAAGCTGGAATGCCTGGCTGGTCCTTGGGTGCCTGCCCCTGTGGCTGCTTTTGATCCAGTTGACCTACCGCCACTGGGGGTGGCGCGAGGAAGAGGGCGTGGTGTGGGTGCAGCATGGTCTTTTCGGGCGCCAACTGGATTGCTTCGCGCTTGAGCTGGTGCAACAAGCCTGGTTCCGACAGAGCCCTTATCAGCGTCGACACCAACTGGCTTCCGTACAACTGATTCTCCCTCAGGGCAGTGTGTCCATTCCGTGGATGCCGGCCGGGCAGGCCGCCGAGCTGGTGAACCTGGCCATGGCCCGGGCGGAGGTGGCCCCGATGCACCGGGTCTGA
- a CDS encoding PH domain-containing protein, translating to MSSIPDPPAGFSNRSVSVSELPDFRAVNLNDVAPGYHLHVQLTNAVFWLVLVVIAQVVSWLPVWEFSLPWWVSAALLGLLALSAVHAVFDARFRGWALREHDFIYRHGVIWRKTIILPFTRIQHVETASGPIERLFGLMRVKCFTAGGTTGDLTAVGLHADDARRVQQYLLEQIREHGDAAVGQAPGHEGSDHVGD from the coding sequence ATGTCATCGATACCTGATCCGCCAGCCGGGTTCAGCAACCGCAGTGTTTCGGTCTCGGAGTTGCCCGATTTCAGGGCTGTCAACCTGAACGACGTGGCGCCCGGATACCACCTTCATGTGCAACTGACCAACGCCGTGTTCTGGCTGGTCCTGGTCGTGATTGCGCAAGTGGTCAGCTGGTTGCCGGTCTGGGAGTTCAGTCTGCCATGGTGGGTCAGTGCTGCCCTGCTGGGGTTGCTCGCGCTCAGCGCGGTCCACGCGGTTTTCGATGCCCGGTTCCGTGGCTGGGCTTTGCGTGAACACGATTTCATCTATCGTCACGGTGTCATCTGGCGCAAGACCATCATTCTGCCCTTTACCCGTATCCAGCACGTGGAGACGGCATCGGGGCCGATTGAACGTCTGTTTGGTCTCATGCGGGTCAAGTGTTTCACCGCCGGAGGCACGACGGGGGATCTCACCGCCGTCGGGCTGCATGCCGACGATGCCAGACGGGTCCAGCAGTATCTGCTGGAACAGATCCGTGAGCACGGGGATGCCGCCGTCGGCCAGGCTCCCGGACACGAAGGATCGGACCATGTCGGAGATTGA
- a CDS encoding phosphotransferase family protein produces the protein MSDSETLLDQPRSLREEDRFDIEAVDQWLRGRVAGLEGQPQVEQFSRGASNLTYRLRYANRDLILRRPPPGTKAKSAHNMVREYEIQKALRPIYPYVPEMLALCTNDSVIGCDFYVMERVRGIILRKNLPPGLELDREQTATLCRNAIERLIELHSVDVEAAGLDRIGKGTGYNRRQIDGWSERYQRAKTWNVASGRYVMQWLSDHVPDEVAIRVIHGDFRFDNLVLDADDPLRIVGVLDWELATLGDPLMDLGNSLAYWVQADDDRYFRGFRRQPTHRAGMMTRAEVVDYYCDRMGLKPDNWAFYEVYGLFRLAVIAQQIYFRYHHRQTRNRQFRYFWVAVNYLLWRCRRIIRSA, from the coding sequence ATGTCCGACAGCGAGACGTTGCTAGACCAGCCCCGCTCATTGCGAGAAGAGGACCGTTTCGATATCGAAGCTGTCGATCAATGGCTCCGAGGGCGGGTAGCCGGGCTGGAAGGACAACCACAGGTCGAGCAGTTCTCACGCGGCGCTTCCAATCTGACCTATCGCCTGCGCTATGCCAACCGGGACCTCATCCTGCGCCGCCCCCCGCCCGGGACCAAGGCGAAATCGGCACACAACATGGTACGCGAGTACGAGATCCAGAAGGCACTCCGACCAATCTATCCCTATGTGCCTGAAATGCTGGCGCTGTGTACCAATGACTCTGTCATCGGATGCGACTTCTACGTCATGGAGCGTGTCCGGGGGATCATCCTGCGCAAGAACCTGCCCCCGGGCCTGGAGCTGGACCGGGAACAGACTGCCACCCTCTGTCGCAATGCCATCGAGCGACTGATCGAGCTGCACTCCGTGGATGTCGAGGCGGCGGGGCTGGATCGCATCGGCAAGGGCACGGGTTACAACCGTCGCCAGATCGATGGCTGGTCGGAACGCTACCAGCGGGCCAAGACCTGGAATGTGGCCAGCGGCCGCTACGTGATGCAGTGGCTGTCCGACCACGTTCCCGACGAGGTCGCCATACGCGTCATCCACGGCGACTTTCGCTTCGACAACCTGGTGCTGGATGCCGATGACCCGCTGCGGATCGTCGGGGTGCTGGACTGGGAGCTGGCCACGCTGGGTGACCCGCTGATGGATCTGGGCAACTCGCTGGCCTACTGGGTACAGGCTGACGATGATCGCTATTTCCGGGGATTCAGACGTCAGCCCACGCACAGGGCCGGCATGATGACGCGTGCCGAGGTAGTTGACTACTATTGCGATCGAATGGGTCTGAAACCGGACAACTGGGCCTTCTACGAGGTCTACGGGCTGTTTCGTCTGGCCGTGATCGCCCAGCAGATCTACTTTCGCTATCACCATCGGCAGACCCGCAACCGGCAGTTCCGGTACTTCTGGGTTGCGGTCAACTACCTGCTGTGGCGATGCCGTCGGATTATCCGTTCGGCGTGA